The sequence TTTTGGGTAATGCAAAAAATCATTATTGACTTTTATGCAATTTAGAGCTGCTGAGAAATTGCTGACAGAAATTTTCTACACACTTAAAAATAACTGGGTTTTTAAAGATTTTACAAAATATGAAATTTATAATTGACAACAATCATAGGAGCTTTGCTGAGAGCCCTCTAATCTCAACGATAAATCTTCCACTATTTAATGTTATTTTACCAAAAGTTCCTGAATATAGATTCATTGTCCCTTGACTTAAGTTTTTATAATTTACAAGAAAAATTTCAATATTTGCAAAGTCATATTTGCCTGATAAAACATCTTCTTGCTTAATGTCATCACTATTTAATATTCCTTCAATTTCTAGATTATCGCTTTTTAAGTTGGTATTTAGTATTATGCTACTTGCTGTAAATCCGCTTGAAGATTTATACATTACATTATCGATATTTAAGTCTTCATCATAGTCAGTGAATCCCATTATTTTTTCACTGGCAAGTGTTAATTTCCAGCATGTAGAAACAGTAAGTAATTCTTCAGATAAGTGATTTTTTAGTGTTGTTTGCATAGTTGCCTCCTAATTTTTATGGTTAAAATAGATAAATTTTTTCTGTCGTCCTATATAGGATCCAGTTTAAAGAAAATTCCTGGATTTTACTGTTATGTGCGCAAATATCTAGAAGGGAAGGGGGAGGATAAATCTGAACCCTAACTTAGCCAATAAGGAAGGCACGTAGATTTTGCTTCCATACGACATAGAATTAAAAAGACAGGACAGTATTTTTGGAATTGTATCTAGTATTATGAGGTTAGTCTAAACTCTCAGTATATTTATAGTCGTATATTTGGAATCTTGGAAGTAATTTTATTCAAGTAAATGCTATTTTTGGTAAAAGTGAATGTTCAAAAGTCATAATTCTTGATTGTAACGTTTGTATAATTGTGTACTTGATGATGTGTTCTATGGATAAAAATGTTTTAATGAGTTTTATGAACAAATGTTTATTGAAAAATTAAAAAGAATGTTGTATAATTAATGTAAATTTTCTTGGTTAAATATATGGAACACGCAAGAATTAATGTGACTTTTAATCCAGAAACTTCACAGCATCTTACTGAATTAGCTAAAGTTACTAATCTGTCTGTACAAGAACTAGCAGAAAAGTTGATGCAAGAAGCAATTGCATTTGAGGAAGAAGATATTGCGTTATCTAAAATTGCTAATGAGCGTGATGTTCCAGGTGCAAAGATGATAAGAAGTGGTGATGTGGACTGGGGTAAAATATTATCTGCAAGGACGATTAAAAATGGGGACATAAACTGAAATATGATATTATCTATTTAGAAAAAGTTCTTGAGAAGGATTTTCTTATTTTACCACCAACAATAAGGTTAAGAGTTAAAAAAGCTATAGATGAGCGGCTTAGAATTGACCCAATTGGCCTTGGTGAGCCATTGCGCCATAGCTTTAAAGGGCACAGAAGATTAAGAGTAGGCGATTATCGGATTCTTTATAGGATAGATAAATTGGAACACACAGTAATTATCACAGAAATAGGGCACAGAAAAGATATTTATGAATAAAGCTAGGTGTTTGTACAGTTATGTGCTTGACACCATTAGGTGTTTTTAGCTATTTACCATATTATTTTAGTTTTTATTAAATAATGCAATGTAAAAAGGTTGTTTATGCATTATGAATAATATATTATGGTAAAAATGAACAATATTGATAGTTTGCAAGCTTTATTTCATTTAATCACTGGAAGTAATAGTAAAGAAGAAATTTTGAAAATCATTCGTCAAAGAAAAATCAATATTGATGCTCAAGATGAGAAAGGAAATAGCTTATTACATCATGCAGCAAAAGAGGGACGTATTACTGAAGTTGAGTTGCTTTTAGAATTAGGTATTTATACTGCGCTAAGGGATACAGACGGAAAAGTCGCTTTGGAGATCCTACTAGATAATATTCAGGATGTTAACAGTAAAACTATAGAGATAGTTCAGATCTTACTAGAGTGTGCAGCAATAGATTTCGAAGAAGACTGCATAGTTGATGGAATTGATAATAAATTACAATTTGGTAAAAATTTTCTAGAATATGCAGTAGTGAGTAATGATGTAAAATTTGCCAAGTTACTAGTAAAATGTGGAGCGAAAACAGGCATTAGCACAAAAAACAAACAAGGGAAAAACTTGTTAATTCAGTTAATAGAGGCTGAAGGCATAGATAAAGAGAGAATTAAACGTGATTCTAAATCTTCATGTGAATCACATTTCTCTACGTTTGATAATTCGTTTATAAAATTACTGATCGAAAGGGGATTAGACATAAATGACCGCGATGGGTGTAAATTGACTGCATTACATCAAGCTGTCAGTTATGGCTTTGATATAAACACCATTGAATTGCTTTTAGAGCTTGGTGCTGATGTTAATGCCAAGGACGAAGACGGAGTTACTCCATTGCACATAGCTGCTTCACTTGGAGGGGACAATAAAGAGCTAATAAATTTACTCATAGATTATGGTGCAGATATTAATGCAAGAACTACTACACTTGGACATGATGCAATTCATGTAGCAATAAAGTGTAATAATATAGAGAATATAAGAGTTCTGCTGAAAAGAGGAGCAAATATAGAATCTAAAGATAAAAATCAATTTACACTGTTACTAACAGCTATTGATTCTTACTTAAATTTTTATAAGGACATGGCAACTAATGGACCCGATGTTATAAAATACTTACTCAGTAAAAATGCTGATATTGCTGCAGAGGATATAAATGGTCAGACTGGTTTGTTTTACCTTGCCAGAGCAAATGATTTACCAGTAACAAAACTGCTTATCGATAAATACAATGGAAACACGAAAAAACTTATCAATAAAAAAAGTAAGGTGGGATATGACGCTGTTGACGTCGCACTTGAACAAGATAACAAAAAATTTATTTCACTTTTAATTTCGTTGGGTGCAGATGTTGATGGAATTGATTTGAGTGGAGGTACTAGACTCCATAGGGCAATAATGGATGATAATGCTTGTGAGGTGGAATTACTGTTATCGCTTAAAGCAAGCGTAAATGCTAAAGACAACAATGGAAACACTCCATTACATATAGCAATACAAGAAGCAAGCAGTCCAAAAATAGTAAATATGCTACTCAAAAAAGGAGCAGATATAAACATTTGCAATCTTAAAGGTATAGATCCCATAGGTGAATTGTGTTGTAAAATGCAAAATCCAAACAATAAACAAAATAAACTTCAAAATAATCTTAATGAATGCTTCATGAGGCACATACAGGACCAATACAATAAAGATTACTTGCATTACTTTCAGCTCAGTGGCGGAATATACTTAACAGGAATAGCTTATATGCTTCTTTTTGTTAGCACTTTACCACTAGTGATTACAGCAATAGTGCTGTTTGCTGGAGCAGTAATGCTATCGTCGTGCTTTAATCAATGGAAAAGCTCAGAATCACACTACAGAAAAGTAGAGCATAGACTGCAAGAAGTTACGAGTAGGGCAGTGATAGCTACAGCAGCAAGCTTTGGAGAAAACGAAAAGGTTGATTGTAATCAGAATTTTGAGTGTATACCTGATCAAAATTTTAGGCATCCACCTAGTAAGAAACTAGAAGAAGTAGAAATAGAGAATATAAGTCAAGCTAATATACGACAAATAGTCGCTGGATGAAAACGAAATTAAATACATTTTTAATATTTTTATAGAAATCTATGAACATAGATTTTATATTATGCTATAATGACCATCTTCAAACGTTTAACGCTCTTTTGTATTATTTTTATTACTTCCTGTACACACCTTACTACTAAACAACACAATAAGGAATATGCTAATATAGATAATGAGGATCATTATCATGATAAAAGTGCGCATGATTCTTTACTTGGGCAATATAAAAATAATTTACCTCTTTTGGAGGATAATGAACCTGCAGTGCCAGAAATTATACCTTTACCAATAGAGTTTCCTGATCTTACAACTAGTAGTCAGCTTATTTCTATTAATGTCAGTGAAGAGGTATCAGTAAAGGACCTATTGGTTGAAATAGGAAAGCTTTCTGATATTAACTTGGATATAGATCCAAAGGTCTCAGGTAACATTATTTTAAAACTTAAAGACAAGAATATAAATGAGGTGATTAAAAATATAGCTCAAAGTGCTAAGCTACGCTATTCAGTGGAAAACGATGTAATTAGAATTGAACAGGATCTGCCATATGCACAAAATTATTATGTGGACTTCCTTAATATTCAACATTCTGCGCAAAGTAGTTTTGTTATAAGTAACAATATTAATGATAGTGAAGGAAATAGAAATGATAAAGGCTCTAATAATGTTATGAGCTCTAAGTATAGTAGTGATTTATGGAATTCCCTAGAAAAAGGCTTGAATACAATAATGGATGTTAACGGAGTAGATGACGGTGAATTCCTTTCATCCAACAAAGAAACAGGCGTTATCATTCTCAACGCTAGGAAGGGTATTCATAAAGCTGTTGAAGAGTATGTTAATAAAGTCAAAGAGCTAGCATCTTCTCAAGTAATGATAGAAGCGAAGGTAGTTGAAGTTGTGTTGGATGACAAATATCTTTCTGGCGTTAACATGAATGATTTACGTGATAGTGCCAGATCTACAATTAATCAAGATAATTCTCTTGTTAACCTAGCAATGAACTTTGGTGATGGTAATTTAGGAAATTTGGTAAAAAATTTAGATAAATTTGGCACTTCAACTGTAATCTCAAGCCCTAGAGTACATGCTATAAATAATCAGCAAGCAATGATTTCATTTACTAAAAACCATATCTATTTTACTTCTGATATGCAAAAAAGTACTAATCATGTTTTAATCACTAAAATGAACAGCATACCAATAGGTATTGTGCTAATAATCCATCCAAGCATTAATATTGATACTAACGAAATATTTATGGATATACACCCAACTTTATCAAGAATTAATGGCTACACTAAAGATCCAGGTATAGAGCATATTGCACAGCAGAGTAAAACGAAATTAAATAGCGATATCCCAATTGTTGAAATCAGAGAAATGAACTCAATGCTAAAAATTAAGAGTGGTGAAATTATGGTAATCGGCGGACTCATAGAACATAGAGAAGATAAGCAAAGTTTTAAAGCTACTTTGCGTCAGAAGTCAAAAAGACTAGCGAATAACATTAGAACAGTAGAAACAGTCATCTTTTTAAAGGCAACAATCGTTCCAACGTTTGGTTTGCTAGATAAAAAAGATAAAAACTTGTATGTGTTAAATCATTAGACGTTCAACATCACTTCTGGTG is a genomic window of Wolbachia endosymbiont of Folsomia candida containing:
- a CDS encoding type II secretion system protein GspD — its product is MTIFKRLTLFCIIFITSCTHLTTKQHNKEYANIDNEDHYHDKSAHDSLLGQYKNNLPLLEDNEPAVPEIIPLPIEFPDLTTSSQLISINVSEEVSVKDLLVEIGKLSDINLDIDPKVSGNIILKLKDKNINEVIKNIAQSAKLRYSVENDVIRIEQDLPYAQNYYVDFLNIQHSAQSSFVISNNINDSEGNRNDKGSNNVMSSKYSSDLWNSLEKGLNTIMDVNGVDDGEFLSSNKETGVIILNARKGIHKAVEEYVNKVKELASSQVMIEAKVVEVVLDDKYLSGVNMNDLRDSARSTINQDNSLVNLAMNFGDGNLGNLVKNLDKFGTSTVISSPRVHAINNQQAMISFTKNHIYFTSDMQKSTNHVLITKMNSIPIGIVLIIHPSINIDTNEIFMDIHPTLSRINGYTKDPGIEHIAQQSKTKLNSDIPIVEIREMNSMLKIKSGEIMVIGGLIEHREDKQSFKATLRQKSKRLANNIRTVETVIFLKATIVPTFGLLDKKDKNLYVLNH
- a CDS encoding ankyrin repeat domain-containing protein, with translation MNNIDSLQALFHLITGSNSKEEILKIIRQRKINIDAQDEKGNSLLHHAAKEGRITEVELLLELGIYTALRDTDGKVALEILLDNIQDVNSKTIEIVQILLECAAIDFEEDCIVDGIDNKLQFGKNFLEYAVVSNDVKFAKLLVKCGAKTGISTKNKQGKNLLIQLIEAEGIDKERIKRDSKSSCESHFSTFDNSFIKLLIERGLDINDRDGCKLTALHQAVSYGFDINTIELLLELGADVNAKDEDGVTPLHIAASLGGDNKELINLLIDYGADINARTTTLGHDAIHVAIKCNNIENIRVLLKRGANIESKDKNQFTLLLTAIDSYLNFYKDMATNGPDVIKYLLSKNADIAAEDINGQTGLFYLARANDLPVTKLLIDKYNGNTKKLINKKSKVGYDAVDVALEQDNKKFISLLISLGADVDGIDLSGGTRLHRAIMDDNACEVELLLSLKASVNAKDNNGNTPLHIAIQEASSPKIVNMLLKKGADINICNLKGIDPIGELCCKMQNPNNKQNKLQNNLNECFMRHIQDQYNKDYLHYFQLSGGIYLTGIAYMLLFVSTLPLVITAIVLFAGAVMLSSCFNQWKSSESHYRKVEHRLQEVTSRAVIATAASFGENEKVDCNQNFECIPDQNFRHPPSKKLEEVEIENISQANIRQIVAG
- a CDS encoding DUF2163 domain-containing protein, with the protein product MQTTLKNHLSEELLTVSTCWKLTLASEKIMGFTDYDEDLNIDNVMYKSSSGFTASSIILNTNLKSDNLEIEGILNSDDIKQEDVLSGKYDFANIEIFLVNYKNLSQGTMNLYSGTFGKITLNSGRFIVEIRGLSAKLL
- a CDS encoding type II toxin-antitoxin system RelE/ParE family toxin yields the protein MYLEKVLEKDFLILPPTIRLRVKKAIDERLRIDPIGLGEPLRHSFKGHRRLRVGDYRILYRIDKLEHTVIITEIGHRKDIYE